CTCGACCTGCAGGCCGTTGCGTTCGAAGAAGCCGCGCTCCTGCGCGACGACGATCGGCGTCAGGCAGAACGCGTTCTGGTTCCAGGCGAACGTGAGCTTCTTCAGCGGCGGCGCCGACCACGCGCGGCGGCCGAGCGTGATCGCCGGCGCGGCGAGCGCGGCGGCGCCGGCCGCGCGCAGCAGCCGGCGGCGTGTGGCGTCGTGCGCGTCGGAACGCGCGAGAACGGGGGTATCGGTCATCGTGGGTCTCCGGGGCCGGTCGTGCGGAACGGCGCTCAGTCGAGCAGGTCGGGTTCGTCGGCAACGACGCGCGCGTACAGGCTGTCGAACGCATGCAGCGCGCCGTCGGGGCCGCCGATCTGCCCGTGCGTGTGACGCGCGGTCGCGTGATCGATCGGCTGCGGCGTGCCGGCCGCTTCGGCGAGCAATTGCGTATGCGCGGCGTTGTCGAGCGCGATGTACCACCATGCGGCAGCCTCGACCGTCGGGCCGGCCGTCAGGATGCCGTGATTCTTCAGAATCACGCCCTTGTGCGTGCCGCCGTCGGGCTTCGCGAGCGCATGCGCGATGCGCGCACCTTCGCTCGTGTCGACCACCATCCCCGTGAAATCGTCGAACAGCGCATGGTCTTCGTAGAACACGCAGGCGTCCTGCGTGAGCGGATCGAGCGGACGACCGAGCGTCGACCATGCCTTGCCGTAGGTCGAATGCGTATGCGCAGCGGCGACGACGTGCGGATGCGCGTCATGAATCGCGGCATGGATCGCGAACGCGGCCTTGTTGAGCGGCCGCGTGCCGATCACGGTTTCGCCGCGCGCGTTGACGAGCAGCAGATCCGACACGCGGATCTGCGAGAAATGCACGCCGAGCGGATTCACCCAGAAGTGATCGGGCAGCTCCGGATCGCGTGCCGTGATGTGGCCCGCGA
The sequence above is a segment of the Burkholderia multivorans ATCC BAA-247 genome. Coding sequences within it:
- a CDS encoding class II aldolase/adducin family protein, producing the protein MSAVLSPPTRTASGLVLADTPRQHFWFDPSAPRIDVAAERRHRQERLAAAFRLFARFGFASGLAGHITARDPELPDHFWVNPLGVHFSQIRVSDLLLVNARGETVIGTRPLNKAAFAIHAAIHDAHPHVVAAAHTHSTYGKAWSTLGRPLDPLTQDACVFYEDHALFDDFTGMVVDTSEGARIAHALAKPDGGTHKGVILKNHGILTAGPTVEAAAWWYIALDNAAHTQLLAEAAGTPQPIDHATARHTHGQIGGPDGALHAFDSLYARVVADEPDLLD